One window of the Rufibacter radiotolerans genome contains the following:
- a CDS encoding SusC/RagA family TonB-linked outer membrane protein: MAATLHINVALATDSEQLQEVVVTALGAERTKNSLPYSAQQVQGEAITIARNPNAVNSLAGKVAGLNITQNNTMGGSTNVVMRGTKSITGNNQALFVVDGVPISNANTNSSNQRTGRGGYDYGNAAADINPDDIESMSVLKGAAATALYGSRAANGVIMITTKKGRRGLGITMNNGVTVGFVDKSTAPKYQKQYGAGYGPYYGPDEDSYFNERDMDGDGKVDLVVPFTEDASYGAPFDPNLMVFQWNSLDPTSPLYRKATPWIGAKNDPNYFFDKAVSVNNSIVLDGGNDNASFKLGFTRNEDKGILPNSNLTKNMINFGATYNVSPKLTTSASVNFTKVEGLGRYGTGYSSFNPMQQFRQWWQTNVDVKEQKEAYFRNKQNITWNTRSATDLRPIYSDNPYWVRYENYENDERYRYFGNVMATYKFTDWFNLMGRVTLDSYDEMQEERNAIGSTGTPYYTRFNRTAREYNYDLIANFNKMVAGGDVSLSGLVGANIRRNYSSSLSAITNGGLVVPRLYALSNSRSPINAPVEYDEKQGVDGVFASATVGYKETLFLDATLRRDKSTTLLSPNNVFYYPSIATSYVFSEHLKETLPWMSYGKVRLNYAEVGNDAPPMSIYDVYDKPTGWGSTPLFSLSGTKNNQELKPERTKSTEAGLEMAFLQGRVGFDLTVYKTNTVDQILPVSVSTATGYNSRFVNSGEVENKGVEVSAFVTPVKRDDFSWTMNVNWSLNRNKVLSLYDGVQNISLATYQGGMSSNATVGRPFGMLRGQGFVYKDGQKVVDEDGYYLHSSASTEIGDPNANWRGGVSNTLTYKGVSMYFLVDVRQGGDVFSLDNFYGFGTGLYEETTRTNDLGNPSRSPIAQGGGVILPGVNEDGTPNTTRVENGEGLYGYYMPQEAHIYDASYVKLREVSLSYSLPAAFVAKLKPFGGIDVSVVGRNLWIIHKNLPYADPEDGLSSGNLGQGYISGSYPTTRNLGFNLRFKF, translated from the coding sequence TTGGCAGCAACACTACATATTAACGTAGCGCTGGCCACTGACTCTGAGCAACTGCAAGAAGTTGTGGTAACAGCTTTAGGTGCAGAAAGAACAAAAAATTCACTCCCCTATTCCGCGCAGCAAGTGCAAGGTGAAGCTATCACCATTGCCCGTAACCCCAATGCTGTGAACTCGCTGGCTGGTAAAGTTGCCGGTCTGAACATTACCCAGAACAACACTATGGGTGGATCTACCAACGTAGTAATGCGTGGTACTAAATCCATTACTGGTAACAACCAGGCCCTGTTTGTAGTGGACGGTGTTCCTATCAGCAACGCTAACACTAACAGCTCTAACCAGAGAACTGGCCGTGGTGGTTATGACTATGGTAACGCTGCCGCTGACATTAACCCAGATGATATTGAGTCAATGAGCGTACTGAAAGGTGCTGCTGCTACGGCTCTTTATGGTTCACGGGCTGCCAACGGTGTAATCATGATCACTACCAAAAAAGGTAGAAGAGGTCTTGGTATCACCATGAACAACGGTGTAACTGTAGGTTTTGTAGACAAGAGCACTGCTCCTAAATACCAAAAACAATATGGTGCTGGTTATGGCCCTTATTACGGTCCAGATGAAGATTCTTACTTCAATGAGCGTGATATGGACGGCGACGGCAAAGTGGACTTAGTGGTTCCTTTCACCGAAGATGCTTCTTACGGAGCCCCTTTTGATCCAAATTTGATGGTATTCCAGTGGAACTCCTTAGACCCAACTTCTCCGCTGTACCGTAAGGCTACGCCATGGATAGGCGCGAAGAACGATCCTAACTACTTCTTTGACAAGGCAGTGTCTGTAAACAACAGCATTGTATTAGATGGCGGAAATGACAATGCCAGCTTTAAATTAGGCTTTACCCGCAACGAGGACAAAGGTATTCTGCCAAACAGTAACCTGACCAAGAACATGATCAACTTTGGCGCTACTTACAATGTATCTCCAAAATTGACTACCAGTGCTTCAGTTAACTTTACTAAAGTAGAAGGCTTGGGCCGTTACGGAACTGGTTACAGCTCCTTCAACCCAATGCAGCAGTTCAGACAGTGGTGGCAAACCAACGTTGATGTGAAAGAGCAGAAAGAGGCTTATTTCCGCAACAAGCAAAACATCACCTGGAACACGCGTAGCGCTACTGACCTGAGACCTATCTACTCTGACAACCCTTATTGGGTACGTTATGAGAATTATGAGAATGATGAGCGTTACCGCTATTTTGGTAATGTAATGGCTACTTACAAGTTTACTGACTGGTTTAACTTGATGGGTAGAGTAACTCTTGATTCTTATGATGAGATGCAGGAAGAAAGAAACGCCATTGGTAGCACCGGTACGCCGTACTACACCCGTTTCAACAGAACTGCCAGAGAGTACAACTATGACCTGATTGCCAATTTCAACAAAATGGTAGCTGGTGGTGATGTAAGCTTATCTGGTTTAGTGGGTGCTAACATCCGTAGAAACTATTCCAGCTCTCTTTCTGCTATCACCAACGGTGGTTTAGTAGTGCCAAGATTGTACGCTCTTTCTAACTCCAGAAGCCCAATCAATGCTCCTGTAGAATATGACGAAAAACAAGGTGTGGATGGTGTATTCGCCAGCGCCACAGTTGGTTACAAAGAGACTCTTTTCTTGGATGCAACGCTTAGAAGAGACAAGTCTACTACCTTGTTATCACCAAACAATGTGTTCTATTACCCTTCAATTGCTACCAGCTACGTGTTCTCTGAGCACCTGAAAGAAACATTGCCATGGATGAGCTATGGTAAAGTTCGCTTGAACTATGCTGAAGTAGGTAATGATGCGCCTCCAATGTCTATCTATGATGTATATGACAAACCAACCGGATGGGGTTCAACTCCTTTATTCTCTCTGTCTGGTACTAAAAACAACCAGGAGTTAAAGCCAGAAAGAACCAAGTCTACAGAGGCTGGTCTTGAAATGGCGTTCCTGCAAGGCCGTGTTGGTTTTGACCTGACTGTTTATAAAACAAACACTGTTGACCAAATCCTTCCTGTAAGCGTTTCTACTGCCACTGGCTATAACTCTAGATTTGTAAACTCTGGAGAGGTAGAAAACAAAGGGGTAGAGGTTTCTGCTTTTGTAACTCCTGTTAAGAGAGATGATTTCTCTTGGACCATGAACGTGAACTGGTCTTTGAACAGAAACAAAGTTCTTTCATTGTATGATGGTGTTCAAAACATCTCTTTGGCTACTTACCAAGGTGGTATGTCTTCTAATGCTACCGTAGGTCGTCCGTTTGGTATGCTGCGTGGTCAAGGCTTCGTGTACAAAGACGGTCAGAAAGTAGTAGATGAAGATGGTTATTACCTGCATTCTTCAGCTAGCACTGAAATTGGAGACCCTAATGCAAACTGGAGAGGTGGTGTTTCTAACACTTTAACCTACAAAGGTGTGTCTATGTATTTCTTAGTGGATGTGCGCCAAGGTGGAGATGTATTCTCTTTGGATAACTTCTACGGCTTTGGTACTGGTCTTTATGAAGAAACTACCCGCACCAATGATTTGGGTAACCCATCACGTAGCCCAATTGCTCAAGGTGGTGGTGTAATCTTGCCAGGTGTGAACGAAGATGGTACTCCTAACACAACCCGTGTTGAGAACGGAGAAGGTCTTTATGGTTACTACATGCCACAGGAAGCCCATATCTATGACGCTAGCTACGTGAAATTGAGAGAGGTTTCTTTGAGCTATTCATTACCTGCTGCATTTGTTGCAAAATTGAAACCATTCGGTGGAATTGATGTTTCAGTGGTTGGAAGAAACCTTTGGATCATCCACAAAAATCTGCCTTATGCTGATCCAGAAGATGGATTGAGCTCTGGTAACTTAGGTCAAGGATATATTTCTGGTAGCTACCCAACTACCCGCAACCTGGGCTTTAACCTTAGATTCAAATTTTAA
- a CDS encoding SusD/RagB family nutrient-binding outer membrane lipoprotein: MAPSCVDSLDDYNINKKAATDAPGATLVTSAERSLAIITSSSSVNNNPFRFYAQYWAATTYPDESQFVIATRQVDRNFWDPLYRDVLADLKEAKRLITADAFLDPKIKANQLASIETLEVLAWSILVNTFGDVPYSQALDITNVLPKYDDDAAIYADLIVRLDKAIGMFDASATGLGTADLIYSGSTASWIRFANSLKLRLGMTIADVDAAKAKTMVEATAGKVFTSNTQHAAIKFLATTPNTNPVYSDLVLSGRADFVGGNTLVDRMNTLNDPRRDDYFKALANGTFKGGTVGAPNSYAANSAPGAKLEDPTMPGVLLSYAEVEFLLAEAVERGFNVGGTAMSHYDAGVTASILEWGGTTTEATLYLAQPEVNYLTAPGTYKQKIGTQKWIALYSNPVQGWTEWRRLDAPALVKPAAAISAIPLRLTYPTTEFNSNGDNANAAATAIGGNTVTSKIFWDKF; encoded by the coding sequence ATGGCTCCGTCATGCGTAGATAGCTTAGATGACTATAACATTAATAAAAAAGCCGCTACAGATGCACCAGGCGCAACCCTTGTAACCAGTGCAGAGCGTAGCTTGGCTATTATTACCTCTAGTTCTAGTGTTAACAACAACCCATTCAGATTCTATGCTCAATACTGGGCGGCCACTACGTACCCAGACGAAAGTCAGTTCGTAATTGCCACCAGACAAGTAGACAGAAACTTCTGGGATCCATTGTACCGCGATGTTCTGGCAGATTTAAAGGAGGCAAAGAGGCTGATCACTGCTGATGCTTTCTTAGATCCTAAGATCAAGGCCAACCAGTTAGCTTCTATTGAGACATTAGAGGTGCTTGCCTGGTCTATCCTGGTAAACACGTTTGGTGACGTTCCTTACTCACAGGCGCTTGACATCACCAACGTTTTGCCAAAGTATGATGATGACGCTGCTATCTATGCAGACCTGATTGTACGTCTTGACAAAGCCATTGGAATGTTTGATGCTAGTGCTACTGGTTTAGGAACCGCTGATTTGATTTACAGCGGCAGCACTGCCAGCTGGATCAGATTCGCGAACTCTCTTAAACTGAGATTAGGCATGACCATTGCCGATGTGGATGCAGCTAAAGCTAAAACTATGGTAGAAGCCACCGCTGGAAAAGTATTTACTTCAAATACCCAGCACGCGGCTATCAAATTCCTGGCTACTACTCCTAACACTAACCCGGTTTATTCTGACCTGGTATTGAGCGGAAGAGCTGACTTTGTAGGAGGAAACACGCTGGTTGATAGAATGAATACCCTGAATGACCCAAGAAGAGATGATTACTTCAAGGCTTTGGCGAACGGGACTTTCAAAGGTGGTACAGTAGGTGCACCAAACTCCTATGCTGCTAACTCTGCCCCAGGCGCCAAGTTAGAAGATCCTACCATGCCAGGTGTTCTTTTATCTTATGCAGAAGTTGAGTTCTTATTAGCTGAAGCAGTAGAAAGAGGATTTAACGTAGGCGGAACCGCTATGAGCCACTATGATGCAGGTGTTACTGCCTCTATTCTTGAGTGGGGTGGAACTACTACAGAAGCTACTCTTTACTTAGCTCAGCCAGAGGTGAACTACCTAACGGCTCCTGGTACGTACAAGCAGAAAATTGGTACCCAGAAATGGATTGCCCTTTACAGCAACCCAGTACAAGGCTGGACCGAGTGGAGAAGATTAGATGCCCCAGCGTTGGTAAAACCAGCTGCTGCCATCAGTGCTATTCCGCTTCGTTTAACCTACCCAACTACAGAATTTAACAGTAACGGTGACAACGCTAATGCAGCTGCAACTGCTATTGGCGGTAACACAGTTACTTCTAAAATCTTCTGGGACAAATTCTAA
- a CDS encoding ABC transporter ATP-binding protein → MAKRGFGPGTAPELETEGKTKLSKEKLQRGLQIFRFLLPYKGKFYIGLAFLLFSSLTFMAFPAVTGQLIDAAVGKSTFLGQNINLIALILFAVIVLQGIFSFFRVYFFAQVSENAIADVRKSLYSQFMGLPLTFFETRRVGEITSRITSDVSYIQDGFSITLAELFRQVTTLLVGIGFIMFISVKLSLFMLATFPVLVILAMVFGKRLKKLSRKTQDELAITNVIVEETLQAIQVVKAFTNELFEINRYRQALNRSVKTAISTSFYRGAFISFIIIGLFGGIILVIWYGATLVQRGDLTFGQLTSFILYTSFIGASVAGLGDLYAKIQVSIGASERILEILDMPVEQQDLAAAATSPVRFNGNVRYDHVGFSYPTRPDLQVLQNIHFEIKSGEKIALVGSSGAGKSTIAQLLMRFYPVDQGGIFIDGQNISQMHLHELRSNLGIVPQEVLLFGGTIKENIAYGKPNATEEEVMVAAQKANALQFIQSFPEGLETVVGERGIKLSGGQRQRIAIARAILKDPAILILDEATSSLDSESEMLVQGAMDELMKDRTTIIIAHRLATIRKVDKILVIDRGQIAEAGTHEELAYNPEGIYANLLRLQFNHH, encoded by the coding sequence ATGGCAAAACGAGGCTTCGGGCCGGGTACCGCACCCGAACTTGAGACAGAAGGAAAAACCAAGCTCAGCAAAGAAAAACTGCAGCGCGGCCTTCAGATATTCAGATTTCTTTTGCCTTACAAAGGCAAGTTTTATATTGGCCTGGCGTTCCTGCTGTTCTCCAGCCTTACGTTCATGGCATTCCCGGCGGTAACCGGACAGCTTATTGACGCAGCCGTAGGCAAATCCACGTTCCTGGGCCAGAACATCAATCTTATTGCCCTTATTCTGTTTGCCGTTATTGTGCTGCAGGGAATCTTCTCCTTTTTTAGAGTCTATTTCTTTGCCCAGGTAAGCGAAAACGCCATTGCCGATGTGCGCAAAAGCCTTTACTCCCAGTTTATGGGGTTGCCGCTCACCTTCTTTGAAACCCGCCGCGTGGGCGAGATCACCAGCCGCATCACTTCAGACGTAAGCTACATTCAGGACGGGTTCTCCATTACCCTGGCCGAACTTTTCCGGCAGGTGACCACGCTGTTGGTGGGCATCGGCTTTATCATGTTCATCTCCGTGAAGCTGTCTTTGTTCATGCTGGCTACGTTTCCGGTGCTGGTGATTCTGGCCATGGTGTTTGGCAAGCGGCTTAAGAAGCTATCGCGCAAAACCCAGGATGAGCTGGCCATCACCAACGTGATTGTGGAAGAAACGCTGCAAGCCATACAGGTGGTGAAGGCCTTTACTAATGAATTGTTTGAGATCAACCGCTACCGCCAGGCCCTGAACCGGTCCGTGAAAACGGCCATTAGTACCTCTTTTTACCGGGGCGCTTTCATCTCGTTTATTATCATAGGTTTGTTTGGCGGCATTATTCTGGTGATCTGGTACGGTGCAACCCTGGTACAGCGCGGAGACCTTACCTTTGGCCAGCTTACTTCCTTTATCCTCTACACCTCCTTTATTGGTGCTTCCGTAGCCGGCTTAGGAGATTTATACGCCAAGATTCAGGTGTCTATAGGAGCTTCTGAGCGCATTCTGGAGATTCTGGACATGCCGGTAGAACAGCAGGACTTAGCGGCCGCTGCTACCTCTCCGGTAAGGTTCAACGGTAACGTACGCTATGACCATGTGGGTTTCTCCTATCCTACCCGACCAGACCTGCAAGTACTCCAGAACATTCACTTTGAGATCAAGTCTGGCGAAAAAATAGCCCTAGTGGGCTCCAGCGGCGCCGGCAAGTCTACCATTGCCCAGTTGCTCATGCGTTTCTACCCGGTAGACCAGGGGGGTATTTTCATAGATGGCCAGAACATCAGCCAGATGCACCTGCATGAGCTCCGGAGCAACTTGGGTATTGTGCCCCAGGAGGTTCTGCTGTTTGGCGGTACTATCAAAGAAAACATTGCCTACGGAAAGCCCAACGCCACCGAAGAAGAAGTAATGGTAGCCGCCCAAAAGGCCAATGCCCTGCAGTTCATCCAATCTTTCCCCGAAGGGCTGGAAACCGTGGTGGGGGAACGCGGCATTAAACTGTCTGGTGGCCAGCGCCAGCGCATTGCCATTGCCCGCGCCATTCTCAAAGACCCGGCTATTCTTATCTTAGATGAAGCCACCAGTTCCCTGGACTCTGAGTCTGAGATGCTGGTACAGGGCGCCATGGATGAGCTGATGAAGGACCGCACCACTATCATTATTGCCCACCGCCTGGCTACCATTAGAAAAGTAGACAAGATTCTGGTGATTGACCGTGGCCAGATTGCCGAGGCCGGCACCCATGAGGAGTTAGCCTATAACCCTGAAGGGATTTACGCCAACTTGTTGCGGCTGCAATTTAACCACCACTAG
- a CDS encoding sodium:solute symporter, whose amino-acid sequence MSPLIILGIIVGYFCLLLVISLVTSKKGESTAGFFLANRASPWYVVAFGMIGTTLSGITFVSIPGMVEKTGFTYLQMVLGYSLGYLVIGLFLLPLYYRLRLVSIYTYLEQRFGFWSYKTGSAFFLLSRTLSAALRLYLVAGVLQLAVFGPLGIPFAGTVALTIGFIWLYTFRGGMKTIIWTDTLQTLAMLLCLGLSIWLVSTELHLSFAGTIQTIKDSGYGHLWEWDPKAPNYVVKQLLAGAFITIAMTGLDQDMMQKNLSCKSLPEAQKNIFWFTVILVVVNLLFLCLGALLYFYANQKGIALPAKGDDVFPELALHHFPPVASIAFILGITAITYASADSALTSLTTAFCVDFLNFQQRPEAERIPLKNKVHLGFSAILLGVILLFKLYNDQSIIATLFTLVGYTYGPLLGLYSFGLLTRRAVRDQAVPFIAVLSLVLTYVISLNSADWFWGYQFGFEILLLNGLLTFLGLWLFSGKKDKFSSLRPSASTGAVVSHG is encoded by the coding sequence ATGTCGCCACTTATTATCTTAGGTATTATTGTCGGGTATTTTTGCCTGTTGCTGGTCATTTCGCTGGTGACCAGCAAGAAGGGTGAGTCTACGGCGGGTTTCTTTCTGGCTAACCGGGCCTCGCCGTGGTACGTGGTGGCGTTTGGCATGATCGGGACCACCCTCTCGGGCATCACGTTTGTCTCTATTCCGGGCATGGTGGAGAAGACCGGTTTCACTTACCTGCAGATGGTGCTGGGCTACTCGCTGGGCTACCTGGTCATTGGCCTGTTTCTGCTACCCTTATATTACCGCTTGCGGCTGGTGTCTATCTATACGTACCTGGAACAGCGGTTCGGGTTCTGGTCCTATAAAACGGGCAGCGCCTTTTTCCTGCTTTCGCGCACCTTAAGCGCGGCCCTGCGGCTGTATCTGGTGGCCGGCGTGCTGCAATTGGCGGTGTTTGGGCCCCTGGGCATTCCGTTTGCCGGCACCGTGGCGCTTACCATTGGCTTTATCTGGCTTTACACGTTCAGGGGCGGCATGAAAACCATTATCTGGACCGATACCCTCCAGACCCTGGCCATGCTACTGTGCCTGGGCCTGAGCATCTGGCTGGTGTCTACCGAACTGCACCTCTCCTTTGCCGGCACCATTCAGACCATCAAAGACAGCGGCTATGGCCACCTCTGGGAGTGGGATCCCAAGGCGCCTAACTACGTGGTGAAGCAGTTGCTGGCCGGCGCTTTCATAACCATTGCCATGACCGGCCTGGACCAGGACATGATGCAGAAGAACCTGAGCTGTAAAAGCCTGCCCGAGGCGCAGAAGAACATTTTTTGGTTTACAGTAATCCTGGTGGTGGTCAATCTGCTGTTTCTCTGTCTGGGGGCTCTGCTGTATTTCTATGCCAACCAGAAAGGAATTGCCCTGCCCGCAAAAGGCGATGACGTGTTTCCGGAATTGGCCTTGCACCACTTTCCGCCGGTGGCCAGTATTGCCTTTATCCTGGGTATTACCGCCATCACTTACGCCTCCGCTGATTCCGCGCTTACCTCCCTTACTACCGCTTTCTGCGTGGACTTCCTTAATTTCCAACAACGCCCCGAGGCGGAGCGGATTCCGCTTAAAAATAAGGTGCACCTGGGTTTCTCAGCTATATTGTTGGGGGTGATTCTGCTCTTTAAACTGTACAATGACCAGAGCATTATTGCCACGCTCTTCACGCTGGTGGGCTACACCTATGGTCCGTTGCTGGGCTTGTATAGCTTTGGGTTACTGACCAGGCGGGCTGTCCGGGATCAGGCCGTGCCTTTTATTGCGGTTCTGTCTTTGGTATTGACCTACGTGATCAGCCTGAATTCTGCTGACTGGTTCTGGGGCTACCAGTTTGGGTTTGAGATTCTGCTGCTGAATGGCCTGCTCACGTTTCTGGGATTATGGCTCTTTTCCGGGAAAAAGGACAAATTTTCCTCCCTTCGGCCATCTGCCTCTACCGGGGCTGTGGTAAGTCATGGGTAA
- a CDS encoding carboxypeptidase-like regulatory domain-containing protein, with product MKKLLLFSLLLLSMVIQDAIAQTKTITGKVTEAGNNQGMPGVTVLVKGTQVATATGADGSYSLSVPAGSTTLVYSFVGYKTAERAIGSNTTY from the coding sequence ATGAAGAAACTCTTACTTTTTAGTCTTCTTCTGCTGTCAATGGTCATCCAAGATGCCATTGCCCAGACTAAGACTATCACAGGAAAGGTTACTGAGGCAGGTAACAACCAAGGAATGCCTGGGGTGACTGTATTAGTAAAAGGAACCCAGGTGGCAACAGCCACAGGTGCTGACGGGTCTTATTCTTTAAGCGTCCCGGCTGGAAGCACTACGTTAGTATATAGCTTTGTAGGCTATAAAACTGCAGAACGCGCCATTGGCAGCAACACTACATATTAA
- a CDS encoding sodium:solute symporter — MSSTFILVIIALYFCVLIFISFLTSKKGESTDSFFLANRKSPWYIVAFGMIGTSLSGVTFISVPGMVEKVQFSYLQLILGNMLGYFVVALVLMPLYYRLNLVSIYTYLEQRFGFWSYKTGAAYFLLARTLGAAFRLYLVAGVLQLAVFDDMGVPFEISVIITIALIWVYTFRGGMKTIIWTDTFQTLAMLVCVGITIVMINDSLGLSFQGMVNTISESKYSQVFFWEWKDQRYFLKQFISGMFIAIVMVGLDQDMMQKNLSCKNLKEAQKNMFSFTIIILFVNILFLSLGALLYLFAEAKGITLPEKGDMVFPELALKYFSPVAGITFILGITAITYASADSALTALTTSFCVDFLDFKNRPEAQRIRYKNWVHLGFSAMLALVIIIFKVINDESVVQAVFKVAGYTYGPLLGLYSFGVFTKRPVRDNLVPFICVLAPVLTYIISANSVDWFYGYEFGFEVLLLNGLLTFLGLLSISRKNSEFVDVTAIE; from the coding sequence ATGTCTTCAACGTTTATTCTGGTCATCATTGCCCTCTATTTCTGCGTTCTCATCTTCATTTCTTTTCTCACCAGCAAGAAAGGCGAATCTACTGACTCCTTCTTCTTAGCTAACCGGAAGTCGCCGTGGTACATTGTGGCCTTCGGGATGATCGGTACCTCGCTTTCGGGGGTGACGTTTATCTCGGTGCCGGGCATGGTGGAAAAGGTGCAGTTCTCGTATCTGCAGCTTATTCTGGGCAACATGCTGGGGTACTTTGTGGTGGCCTTGGTGTTAATGCCGCTGTATTACCGCCTGAACCTGGTGTCCATTTACACCTATCTGGAGCAGCGCTTCGGGTTCTGGTCTTATAAAACGGGTGCAGCTTACTTCCTGCTGGCCCGTACGCTGGGGGCAGCGTTCCGTCTGTACCTGGTGGCGGGGGTGCTGCAGTTGGCCGTGTTTGATGACATGGGCGTACCGTTTGAGATCTCCGTAATCATTACCATTGCCCTGATCTGGGTGTACACGTTCAGGGGCGGTATGAAAACCATTATCTGGACCGATACTTTCCAGACGCTGGCCATGCTCGTCTGCGTGGGTATTACCATTGTCATGATCAATGATTCCCTGGGCCTTTCCTTCCAGGGCATGGTGAACACCATCTCAGAAAGCAAGTACTCGCAGGTGTTTTTCTGGGAATGGAAAGACCAACGCTACTTCCTGAAGCAGTTTATCTCTGGTATGTTCATTGCCATTGTGATGGTAGGGCTTGACCAAGACATGATGCAGAAAAACCTGAGCTGCAAAAACCTGAAAGAGGCACAGAAGAACATGTTCTCGTTCACTATCATTATCCTGTTTGTAAACATCCTGTTCCTGAGCCTAGGCGCCTTGTTGTACCTCTTCGCAGAGGCCAAAGGCATAACCCTTCCGGAAAAAGGCGATATGGTGTTCCCGGAACTGGCCCTGAAATACTTCTCGCCGGTGGCGGGCATCACCTTCATTCTGGGGATTACGGCCATTACGTACGCCTCGGCTGACTCAGCCCTTACCGCGCTGACCACCTCTTTCTGCGTAGACTTCCTTGATTTTAAGAATCGCCCCGAGGCGCAGCGCATCAGGTACAAGAACTGGGTACACCTTGGCTTCTCTGCCATGCTGGCCCTGGTGATCATCATCTTCAAGGTCATTAATGACGAAAGCGTGGTTCAGGCGGTCTTCAAAGTGGCCGGTTACACGTACGGTCCGTTGCTGGGTCTTTACTCGTTTGGCGTGTTTACTAAACGCCCGGTGCGCGACAACTTGGTGCCTTTTATCTGCGTGCTGGCGCCGGTGCTCACCTACATCATCAGTGCCAACTCTGTAGATTGGTTCTATGGCTATGAGTTCGGGTTTGAGGTACTGTTGCTGAACGGCCTGTTAACGTTCCTGGGGCTGCTTTCTATCTCCCGTAAGAACTCTGAGTTTGTAGACGTTACCGCCATCGAATAA